DNA from Magnolia sinica isolate HGM2019 chromosome 19, MsV1, whole genome shotgun sequence:
CCAATTGttgagaaataaatataaattttgtaaaattatAATAGTGTGGTAAACTAATAGTGTAAGAGTAGAAGCTTTAAGAGAGCCACATAGAAGCTTCATAGTTCAAATTCAAATGGAAAATGACATGGGTATTTGGAGTAGGAAGAATCTCGTTAAATGTAAATAAATGTGTAGAAAAGACCTCAAAAGCCTATATATACATGTAGGGGTCTTCATTGTAACACAAGAAGTAAAGAATATTCAATACAAGTGAATTTTTTTCATCCCACTTCTAGCTTGCATAAAAATCTAAGAGTGTTAGAGGCCTCTTCACATACAACACCAACGACCTTTGCTTTCTTTAAGTTAGGCAAGACTTCTCTAATATAAAAGGCTGGAGATGTGGATTTTTTGGGCCTAAAAGTAGGgaaccttttccttttccttgccTCTTTTAAATTTTTAGGCAAGCTCTTCACAACAACAACCTTATTTGTAAGTGCTGCTATGAACCGGTCCTCGTCAAAAAGATGAGAAAAGCTCTCGAATTTGGGGCCGCAGAACATGCCAAAGGAtaagtaaaaaaacaaaacatcGGACAAGGCCGATTGCTTTCTTGGATCTCTGGAATGACAAGAGTAGCATTTAGAAGACTGGATATGGTGACAAGATCACAGATCTAGAAAATGAACAAACCTGTTACAAACTCTCAACAAAAACAGCAACAAAGCAAATCTCTCCAGCCGAAAGAAACCCACAAAAGATCGTCTTCTCAAACCCACCAAATTTTTTTGGCATAGATGAAACCATCTCTGCTCGCTTGGAGATGCAGCAACCACAGCAAATAAGCTGATAAGTTacaaattgaaattttaaatgaaaTTTCTTAGAAAATTAAACCTAGGGAAGAGCTCAAGTGCTAAAAAATCTTAGACAATGAAAATTTAAATGAAACAAATAAAAGAATATAAACCAAAAACCAAACTGTGACAGGGTAAGAATAAAgatatacccttttttttttctttttttctttattaataaagATGCACCCTTGCCACAAGAAGCAAAGGTGATTTCGAGGCATGCATTTGTGATTCTTAAGTCTTCGCCTTATAGAATTTAAGCTTGCAATTCATGTTGAAATGTACAGCATAACAGTTTCATTTATATTCTTAACAAGATCGTCATCCATCCCTATTTATAGAACTATTTCAACCCAAAAACATATACTACTTTATGCTGCAAGATTAGAAAGTGTAAAGGGGTGAAACATACTAGTTCCTTGTTAAACCTAGTTACCTACATTCCGGTCTTCCTTCTAGGTTcctaactcattccaatttgctcTATTGTAATTATCCTCTTAATTTGATAAATGTTTGGTCATTATCAAATCTTTACTCCTAATTAAGAACATGAACTACAATATGCACCTTTATATCTGTTTTATATCTAAATGGATATAAATTTTCGTAACCTGGAATTTACCAAAAACAGTCAAGGATCCAAAACTAAGCATTACACCTGATACTTTCCACAAGTAATATGCTAACTTACAGACTGTACTATTCCTCCAACTGTGGAGGGTAAATCAACCAACTTTGCAGAGTGACAGTCTTATCAATAGCTTGGAATTCAACAACAAATAAAGAAGGCATGGAAGAAGCCTTTAGCCACTGAATGACACTAAACGGGTCTTTTTCCATCCAAGAGGAGTGATCAACCTCCACCAGAGTTTTAAGACAGTACGCAGGGCAGCTACCCCAAACTTAACAGTGTTAGCATTTCCAATCAGACCTGCATAAGCAGAAAGTATTTCACCCATATCATTGGCAAAGGCACCATTAAGAGTGGCTCGACCAGGTTAAAGCAGTGTTATGACCAAGTCTCCTACCTCCACAAACAGTTCAAACCTAGGCAAAATTGTAATATTGCCAACAAACAAAACACAATCTGCTCAAAGAATTTTTCACAGAAATAGAAAAGTAGAAATAAAGTGAGTAGATCTAGATCTAAAAAGCAAAAGATCGGCACCAAGAGAACAAAATTCAGCAGACGTGAAGATTCGTAGATGGGAATTACAAAAGTTGAAAATAGTTTCTAAtacttgaagaaaaaaaaaaaaaaaatctccatttAGCCCTCATCTATCTCTGCCTacaacctgcaaaataaaataacaaaaagaaattaattagtaTTCACAATATCCTACAAGAAGTTCTACTGTatatgtaaaaataataataataaataaataaatcttaccCTACATAAACTGGCAGGCCAAGCAATACTAGTTTCAACTACATCCCCAATTGTCTTATATCGTCCATAGGGTCTTATCAAAGCCTCCTGACATATCATTGCCACCTGAACGTATACTTCCCAGTAATCAGTTCCGAGTTCTTGCCCTCCTACTTTTATGAGTGGATCCTTACTCAAAACAGCTCCCTTAGCCACAGTAACCCCGGGCCTCGCGACACTGGTAAGAAGAACTTCGATCACATCCTACAAATAAAATTCACTATTTAACAAAATGCATTGTATCGAATAAACGCTCCTCTATAGCCAAATTCCAGTTTACAAACATATACCACATATAATTAAGAACACGATAATCTCAGAAcataattattatatataaaaaaaaaaaaaaaatctatccaATTTGTATGAGGATTTACCTCAGCACTACTGCGAGTCGTGGTCTTCCCCTTCTTCGCCGAGGATCTCTGCAACTGATAAATCAATATCAATCAACATATACCAACTGAAGTATAAAGAATTCTAGGATAtagtacatatataaatatatacatatataatataattaccTGTGAGGTTGATGATGAGAACGGCTGGTTTTGGTTGGGATTAGCAGATACACCTAATACTGTGGCTAGGTTAATGTTTGGATTTGTCAGGGCGGACATCAATGTTGCCAAAGTTTCTCTCAAGGATGACATTTCAGCCACAGTTTCTTTTAGGGATGATATTTCAGCCTGCAATCCCTTATATCGTTCGTCTCTCTTCTGAGCAACGGAGGCCAACATTGGTGTTGTGCCCCGCAAATCAGAAGGAGAGGGACCTAACCCATAAGTGCGAACACGGCCATGTCGATCTTCTCCCATGACTTGGGAGAATACGTCATTCCATGTAGTGCTGCTCTGTGAGGCCTCGGAGTGCTGATTTATTCGTTCATTAAGTTGTGACTGCAATAAAAATAACACTGGTTTAGATTGTACAATGATAAAGTAATAGGCTAATCAGAGCTAGTTATATATgagagaaattcaaaaaaaaacaaaaaacaaaaacaaaaacaaaacaaaacaaaaaaaaaaaaagtagattcaTGGGCATACCATTGCTACTGATGAAGCCTCATCCACGGGCCTCCCATCCTTGCATGTATGGGTCAATATGAACATCTCTGCCCTGGTCAAATCCTCTCCATCAGCCCTCTTCGCCCTCTATCATTATGTAAACAAGAACAATTTAATGCATCGTAATATGTGATGATCAAGTTATATATCACAGACATGGTTGATCGAGTGATTAATAAAATTTACCTCTTCCTCACGTATCCGAGCAAAGCTCTTCGAGCCTGCAGCGTGGCTGATCTTCTGTTTTCCCCGATTCTTTGTATTTGTCTTATTGCGGGCCTATAATGTGGCATACCGAAAGAGTAAATTATGTAATATCAACAAAAAATGGTTGTGTAATTCTAGAACGTGAAGCATTTAATAGCTACTTATCACATACCTTCCCCTCTTCAGAGTTCCAAAACTCAATGAGGACCTTCCACTGATCCGATTGGACCCGCTCATCAAGGTCTGCGAGCCGCTTCTCATCAGTCTCATGAGGTAAATAGTGGAGTTTCTTTAACTCGCACTTCCACTCCCTCCATTTTTTACCAATAGACATCAGCACCCAAGACTTAATGTTTGTGTCAATGTCAAACTTAGACTACATCACACGTTAAAACcaaacaatcacataataataataataacaaaaaacaaaacaaaacaaaacattgTCACCATTACCGTGACAAGCCCCCACATATCATCCTTACTCTCATCTGGCACCGCCCTCCAATCAGAAAATGTAAGGGGTGCAAATTCCCCATTACGTGCTATGGTCCCTAGGAAGTTTGTAAGCTTGCTAACATTATCACCAACAGGCTGCCCTAGAGTGTTGGTGGTAATAGGAATGCGTTGCCCTTCACGCATATTCCAAACTTCTAAGCATCGTGTGGGGCCTCGAGTCTTTTTTTTCGTGGATGACAAatctgttgaaaaaaaaaaaaccaaacaacaaTAATATGCAAACCCGTATAGTTCATTAGAATAAAAAGACATGAAATTTGCAAGGATATCATAAGGGATGCTTAGCATACCACTAGGAGCCTCTATGGATCCAATTGACTGGGGCGGATCCTGAGGCTGAGGTTGGGAGGGACCCATCTTAGCCTGGGACAGTTGAGGCTGGACAGGTCCCACATCAGTCTGGGGCAACTGAGGGTGGCTCTTGCTACCAGTCATAGTGCATACCGGTCGCCTAGCCGTGCGTCGTCCAGTGCACCTCATGTCTAACACCTGTATATGTCCAGCAATATGACAGTATGATAATCAATAATTCCTCATTTTTAGTTCATAATATATCTAAACAGATATCCATAAAATGAACAGTCTAATTTGATCAAATTGGAGCCCCATATGCAATTTGCAAATAACTTCAAAGCACATGTGTATCATCTGTCACactctgccaaagtatcaaagtttttttaaGTACATGAGCTATTTAATACTCTTACAGAGTATGAAGCTAGTTACTCAGACACTTAAAAATTGTACTGGTGGCATACAATAACACAATGATATATGCAGGTCATACAAATTGTGGATTCCATTATCAATGAAACATCTCCAA
Protein-coding regions in this window:
- the LOC131235582 gene encoding uncharacterized protein LOC131235582, producing MGKAKGKHRLDKYHHLAEEQGYRSRAAYKLLQLDAKFRFLRSSRSVLDLCAAPGGWLQVAVRHVPVGSFVLGVDLFPILPIRGALSIEEDITTQRCCSSIKKLMDENGCRAFDVVLHDGSPNVDGALAQEATSQAALVIDAVKVATEFLAPKGTFVTKVFRSQDYSAILYCLKQLFNKVEVTKPGASRSTSAEIYVVGLRYKAPAKIDPRLLDVKHLFQGAIEPPRVLDVLRGRKQKRHREGYEDGVTTSRKGKKELQAADSTQFIDENDDLNDSEGEETPAASYKEDSPSDIDSDDEQRRNDDQPEELLDQAYEQLVSRKEGSAKQRKRAKNARNKDGGDLLKVLDMRCTGRRTARRPVCTMTGSKSHPQLPQTDVGPVQPQLSQAKMGPSQPQPQDPPQSIGSIEAPSDLSSTKKKTRGPTRCLEVWNMREGQRIPITTNTLGQPVGDNVSKLTNFLGTIARNGEFAPLTFSDWRAVPDESKDDMWGLVTSKFDIDTNIKSWVLMSIGKKWREWKCELKKLHYLPHETDEKRLADLDERVQSDQWKVLIEFWNSEEGKARNKTNTKNRGKQKISHAAGSKSFARIREEERAKRADGEDLTRAEMFILTHTCKDGRPVDEASSVAMSQLNERINQHSEASQSSTTWNDVFSQVMGEDRHGRVRTYGLGPSPSDLRGTTPMLASVAQKRDERYKGLQAEISSLKETVAEMSSLRETLATLMSALTNPNINLATVLGVSANPNQNQPFSSSTSQRSSAKKGKTTTRSSAEDVIEVLLTSVARPGVTVAKGAVLSKDPLIKVGGQELGTDYWEVYVQVAMICQEALIRPYGRYKTIGDVVETSIAWPASLCRVVGRDR